A window of Cohnella herbarum contains these coding sequences:
- a CDS encoding class I SAM-dependent methyltransferase: MINQSEKDNQEKYPWERSTFFEEYNKILGYYQAISCIENSTGNSALDLPCGDGFITEIFDRHFSRVVGVDASSAHLEQAKQRLPHIPFHESLIEELTLTEKFDNVFMINVLEHVIDPIQVLKKAASFLNKGGNLIVHVPNANAINRKIAVKMGTLRTCNELSPFDIDIAGHRRYYTLDLLQKDIGNAGLKVIKTGGVFYKMLSSPQMDWFLKQGPWEEGGFGWGRVGESDKDWKKEFSRACYEVGKEYPEECNIVYACIQKE; this comes from the coding sequence ATGATTAACCAAAGTGAAAAGGATAATCAAGAAAAATATCCGTGGGAAAGATCAACATTTTTTGAAGAGTACAATAAAATACTAGGATACTATCAAGCGATATCTTGTATTGAAAACTCTACCGGAAACAGTGCTCTCGATTTACCGTGTGGAGATGGATTTATTACGGAGATTTTTGACAGGCACTTTTCTCGTGTTGTAGGAGTTGATGCTTCAAGTGCTCATTTGGAACAAGCTAAACAAAGACTCCCACATATCCCATTTCATGAAAGTTTGATAGAAGAACTCACGCTGACTGAGAAATTTGATAATGTGTTTATGATCAATGTTTTAGAGCATGTCATCGATCCTATTCAAGTCTTGAAAAAAGCCGCAAGTTTTTTGAATAAAGGAGGTAATCTGATTGTCCATGTCCCAAATGCAAATGCAATAAATAGGAAGATTGCAGTAAAAATGGGGACGTTGAGAACTTGCAATGAGTTATCACCTTTTGACATCGATATTGCAGGGCACCGAAGATACTATACCTTGGACTTACTGCAGAAAGATATTGGAAATGCAGGTTTAAAGGTAATCAAGACGGGTGGAGTTTTCTATAAAATGCTCTCATCTCCACAAATGGACTGGTTTCTAAAGCAGGGCCCATGGGAAGAAGGGGGATTCGGTTGGGGGCGAGTAGGTGAGTCCGACAAGGATTGGAAAAAGGAATTTAGTAGAGCATGCTATGAGGTGGGTAAAGAATATCCCGAAGAGTGTAATATTGTATATGCATGTATTCAAAAAGAATAA
- a CDS encoding NAD-dependent epimerase/dehydratase family protein, whose product MIKWIKPYLGTASYNHVQIVLNESPQDWNIIDVRDLVDKSGNSPKKVKQYIDEAVDLIESGKKVVICCDYGMSRSNAVASGILSKQEEIPLDDAVRTVLKSTGETSIKIEMINIVRNAIDRNDTRKSQSSGKSAVLITGAMGFIGSRLVKRLGELDEISIHIPNQLDLENEAVQLDLFVKDHGIDSIIHLANPRIYTINRSVGKSITMLTNVLNVCLENNIRLIYPSNWEVYSGYQSEKMYANEALPLLPKGTYGETKYLSELLIKHYINYFNLNVTILRFSTIYGHGSDKPRFIYNFINKAKKNEDIITHMYTNGIPELDLLHIEDAVESLHLALQKNISGDYNIGSGIAIATKDVAGLIVDLSNSKSSISHVDIDGFTANITMNTSKFNKMTGWQPSKCFNDWIKERVNKVTTNNTKANYQWGENND is encoded by the coding sequence GTGATCAAATGGATAAAACCATACTTAGGAACAGCGAGTTATAATCATGTTCAGATAGTACTGAATGAATCCCCCCAGGATTGGAATATTATTGACGTAAGAGATTTAGTTGATAAATCAGGGAATTCGCCCAAGAAGGTGAAACAGTATATTGATGAGGCTGTTGATTTAATAGAGAGTGGAAAGAAAGTGGTGATTTGTTGCGATTATGGAATGTCGCGTAGTAATGCTGTGGCTTCGGGAATTCTATCGAAACAGGAAGAAATCCCTCTAGATGATGCAGTTAGAACCGTTCTTAAATCAACAGGGGAAACATCGATTAAGATTGAGATGATAAATATAGTCAGGAATGCAATCGATCGGAATGATACCAGGAAATCTCAATCATCAGGAAAATCAGCGGTTCTAATAACTGGGGCTATGGGGTTTATTGGGTCGCGGTTAGTGAAAAGATTAGGCGAATTAGATGAAATATCAATACATATTCCTAATCAACTTGATCTTGAGAATGAAGCGGTACAATTGGATTTGTTTGTGAAAGATCATGGAATCGACAGTATTATTCACCTGGCAAACCCCAGGATTTATACAATAAACCGTTCTGTGGGAAAAAGCATTACGATGTTAACTAATGTTCTTAATGTTTGTTTGGAAAACAACATTCGATTGATTTATCCGTCTAATTGGGAAGTTTATTCCGGCTATCAGTCTGAAAAGATGTATGCGAATGAAGCTCTACCATTATTGCCAAAAGGAACGTATGGAGAGACTAAATATCTCTCCGAGTTATTAATAAAGCATTACATTAATTATTTCAACCTAAATGTAACAATATTACGGTTCTCAACAATATATGGACATGGATCGGATAAACCAAGGTTTATATATAATTTTATTAATAAGGCGAAAAAAAATGAGGATATAATAACGCACATGTATACGAATGGTATTCCTGAATTAGATTTATTACACATTGAAGACGCTGTTGAATCATTGCATCTTGCTCTACAAAAAAATATATCCGGTGACTATAACATTGGGAGTGGTATTGCCATCGCAACGAAAGATGTGGCAGGTTTAATTGTTGATTTATCAAACTCCAAAAGTTCCATTAGTCATGTTGATATCGATGGTTTTACTGCAAATATTACAATGAATACCTCTAAATTTAATAAAATGACAGGCTGGCAGCCAAGTAAATGCTTTAATGACTGGATTAAAGAACGTGTCAACAAAGTGACTACAAATAACACAAAAGCAAACTATCAATGGGGGGAAAACAATGATTAA